gACAGATACCGCTCGCGgtagtggctttcggggtgcttagtgtctggtggaagacgagcgcctccgtaagtacgctatttcgggtggttctgccacagttggtaccagagccaataatggtcatgagttcctcactcttttacaaaactaaaagtttgaccaacaaaagttttgcgaaaagtaggatgcgattaagttaagttatataagtataagccctagctatatggtatatctaggatagcggcactggttttacctaatcagttttctgtaggtacactgacttacgttgcgtaagaaatcgcttagtatacggagaGTGAGTGTGTGATGTGCCGAACATGTTATgaacgccgctatattccggcttgagtgaacgtataggtcgaagcatgcatcatatatagcATCTTACTTGCACTAGGAATTCCCCTTCatgtataatgaaagtagtaaatgggTTGGACTAACTTAATGAATACTTTAATAAAATGTGCTGTCATCTCTTTAATCCCTAGATTCTAATCGGAAGGGTGTCCTAATcgatggttcgtctctcttacagatgaatctgaggtccggacgtgggagcaccagttcgggagcggccaacgagggccatggtgatagtgctcgggcctttgagcatgacaacgagggagctcgggaggttccacctttggttcctcatcctttcccgccaccaccaccgcctccgccgctgtccgccgcggaggtcatggtggagttgttagCTGCTCGTCGGGAGTCAGCCGTTGCTCGACAGGAGACTGCTCGTGCCTTGGAGGTTATGGCACAGGCCATTGCAGGTCTCGCCTGTGGAGGCCCCGGAGGCAACggcgggaatgggggtggtgctcgccgtcctgaGGGATAGTCCTCTtatcaggacttcctcaagacccacccgcccacgttCACGCCGTCGGATGATccgttggaggcggagcactggcttcgcacgttggagcagaagtttcggctgctcagagtggccaacgagcagaaggtgcactttgcatcccagcagcttttggggtctgcaggtgcctggtgggagactttcctaGCCGCGGAGCTGTCGGATCATCCGGCaacgtggcaggagttctccaccgccttccgtgagttcttcatacctgctggcgttatccaccagaaggtgactgAGTTCATGGAGTTGCGTcaggggagcaggacggtaatggagtatgtgaatcagttcaaccacttggctcagtatgctggtagttaGGTGGAcatggatgacaagaagaaggatcgcttctttcgTGGTCTCACTCCCATTCTTTaggagaaactgtacctgggaaactatcagacctttggggctctgatgaacgccgccattgctcttgagggttttcagcgggcatctcaggcggattggaagcggaggagggtggcagctggatcctctagccaccctcatacttagaaggtgcaaattgtgaggcgggggtcctatcaaccatccggcgggcctctgttccggtcaccccagcagaccTCACATACTtctgctactcagtacaaggcacctcagcagcaggtgcagccccagtaGACTCAGGGACAGCAAGTCCCACCTCGTCAAGGATTCgggaacaagccaggtgcttgtttcaagtgtggcaaggagggccactatgccagggagtgtcctcagcagcagacagcTCAGCCGTCTTAGCCGTCTACAAATTCTAAGCTggttaagaggactttcatcaagaggaaggtgcccagcagatccggtcaggtgcacttcacggatgctcagcaggttgtgcatcaagagacagttatggctggtatgtttaccatcgaatcccatccagctttggtgttgtttgattctggtgcatcgcattcctttatgagcatggggtttgtagagcggcacaatttatcacttgtggctataccgtatgcctataagatccgtactgcgggttctcagatgttTATCAATACCCAtatggatacagtaagtttggtattagccacccacccgtaccgtctacagttcatgataatgcctggacaaggcattgatgttattcttgggatgaactggttgtgggtgtatgtggtagtattggatatgaagagaagaagcaTAGAGCTACGGCTtccgtcttctgaggataggatgtctctcatcataccctcagaaccggtcttacctgttgctgcccatgctgaagccgttcctgatcttacctccattctagtagtatgtgagttccctgatgttttccctgaagatctttcTGGTTTGCCACCGGaccatgaggtagaattctccattgagctcgagcctggtactgctcctatctccagacgtccgtaccgcatggccccaagagaactagcagaaatgaagaagcaattggaggagttgatggacaagggtttcatccgcccaagttctttaccATGGGGTTGCCTAGTGATTTTCGTGAAGAAAAAGGATGGTAcactgcggatgtgtgtggattaccgccccctcaatgcggtaacagtcaagaacaagtatcccttgccctgcattgatactttgtttgatcagttagctggtgccaaggtgttctcgaagatagacctccggtcaggctatcatcagatcaagatcaggccacaggatataccaaggacaactttctctactaggtatggactttatgaatacctagtgatgtctttcggcctcaccaatgccctggccttcttcatgtacctgatgaactcagtttttatgccggagctagataagtttgtggtagttttcattgacgacatcttaatctattccaagGATGAGGAAGAGCATACCCGTCACCTCCAGATAATACTGACTCggctaagggagcaccagctgtatgctaaattcagcaagtgcgagttttggcttgatcgagtgcagtttttgggacatgtgttgacacctaaggGCATTTCtgtggatcccagcaaggtgcaagatgtagtagattggaagtctccaaggtctgtgcaccagatccgtcagttccttaggctagctggatactatcgacgtttcatccctgatttctccaagatagcccagcccatgactaagctgctccagaaagaagctaagtttgtttggagtccagcttgtgaagaagctttccagtccctgaagacttttctgaccactgctcctgtgttggctcaacctgatattgagaggccctttgatgtttactgtgatgcctcgaagacgggtttggggtgtgtgcttatgcaggaggggcgtgtgatagcttatgcttcgcaccaactaaagaagcacgaggtgaactaccctacccacgatttagagctagctgctgtagttcactctctgaagatttggaggcattatttgttaggcaacaaagtacatatcttcacagaccacaagagccttaagtatattttcactcagtctgagttaaacatgagacaaaggagatggttagagttgatcaaggattatgatttggaagtccactatcatccaggaaaagccaatgtggtggctgatgctttgagtcataagtcgcatcaggttgaggaaatacccttgccACTCCACCacactgaggtgctagctcagattgcattaaccttagaattgctggagcaaattattcaggAACAGAAGGGAGAtcacgaagagattcctcacatcaagaagttgctagcagaagggcgtggacctcattttagcattgataagCAAGGAGTcgtaagatacaaggatagactggtagtcccatccaatgaagagctgaaaagaaaggttttgcaagaagcccatcattccaagctgtctatccaccctggtagcaacaagatgtatcatgatctgcgcaGGCTGTACTGGTGgtcatacatgaagcaagatatcacccagttcatTGCGGAATGTGACACTTGTGgcagagtcaaggcagatcatatgcatactcCTAGATATCTACAGcctttgcccattcctgtttggaaatgggaagatatttccctagatttcattgtgggtttaccccgcacctcctctggttttgattctatttgggtcatcgtggaccgtctcaccaagtccgcCCACTTCCTtctggtggacactagatacaatgctAAGAAGTATGCAGAGTTATACTTTGAttagattgtgaccctacatggagttcctctcaccatcatctctgatagagggtcagttttcgtctctcgtttctaggagaaactccaggagtgtttAGGTACTCGCCTTCTCAGgagctcggcataccacccaTAGATAGACGGTCAAACTgagagggtgaaccaggtgctcgaggatatgctgcgggcttgtacaatctcttttcctgagaagtgggatcagtgtttgaagctggctgaattttcttataacaacagctatcaggagagtatccatatggcaccatttgaagctttatatggacagaagtgtcgaacaccactaaattgggttgaagtaggagaccatgggtactttaggcctgatttcataaaggaggctcgagagaaagtaaatataattcatgaacacttgaagtcagctcagagtcgacagaaggcttacgcagataagcgaagaaggcctttagaatttgcagctggagattatgtgtatctcaaggtatctcctatgagaggggtacatcggtttggtgttcatggcaagttagcccctcggtatgtgggtccatacaaggtgttgcagcagtgtggtcccgtggcttatcgtctccaactccctgaaattctctcggcagttcatAATGTATTTCACAtctcgcaactgaagaaatgcctacgagttcctgaagaatctgtggaaatagaaggacttccgctccaacctgacATGTCCTACGTGGaacatcctataaaaatcttggatgagaaggagagagtgaccaggaacagggtgataaagttttacaaggtacaatggcaaaaccattcagaggacgaagccacctgggagcaagagaactatttaacaaagcattacccccatctcctctctgggcCGGATAGTTAGTTTTGCGCAAAAATGTACTCCATACCTttcctcacactaggcacatgaaatctcgggtcgagattttgttttaggggggtagatttgtaacaccctggtgttacattgtaacgtTTTGCTGAAATAATTCGTAAGCATCTGATTTATGTGCATTggtgtatgataggctttataatcCATGTTTGGCTTGGAAACATTTTTATGAAACGTACCGAAAAAGGTTATGTTTCATGTCACATAACGCGTTTATTACTTGAATCAAAATTTTGTTAACACAAAATGTTATAAACGTTTTGGGAATGATGATAAAAAGTTGCGGTCGATGACATGGATGGCTAGCGCGTACTTCCCGGGGGTCGAGTTTGGGGTTTCGACGCGAAACCTTTATAAACGACGCCCTCCGCGGCGGTTtttgaagtggtcgacgaagccacctttggcaTTAGTTGTGGAACAATTGTCTTAAGGAGTAGCGAAATGTCGCAACTATGGGTGATGGCTCGGTGTACCCCTTGTCGCATCGAGCATTTGGCTTAGCGTTTGGGACATGGCGTACGCAAATTCTAGCTACTTTAAAAATCGTGCACACCACCTGGCTGGGcgctgggcgtggtcaccaccaCGGTCGGCTTGTCAACGCGCTGTGTCGCGTGGGCTTGAGCCACTGCCGCGCTCGGCTATGCTGACGACGCCGTTCACTCGTACGCCCCGCACGTCTTGACGCTTCgcctcgctgctgctcgcctcaCCGACAGACGCGTGGCGCCCGGACCGCGGCCGTGCTCTGCCCGCGCCTTGCTCTGCGCCACCATGGCCGTGTCGCCACCGGGTCCCGCATTCGCATCGCCTGCGGCTACATTGGTACCACACCTGGACTCCCTTGGCTGCTTGTGCGCTGGTCTACGGCCTGCTTCGCCATCACCTCGACGTCGCGTTGTGGTGTCCGTGGGCTGGTACTACCCGTAGGCAAGCCATGCCGTGTTTCGTCGTTTGCTGCTGCGGCCGTGCGAACGGCTGTCGAGAGCACGCCCTGAGGTTTCCCATGGCCAGGCAAGTCAGTACCGAGCGTTGACGTCGCTGGTGAGCCATACCGCGACGGGACCTCCTCTGTATCCGTTGTCCCCTTGCCGTCGCGACCCCTTTTCTTCCAATTCGCCATAGTGGGTGCACTGCTTTCCAATTGGCTTTGCTTGCAGCTCCGTTAGACAGTCAGTCGTCTAGCCTACCCCACCGCGCTGCCATTCTCGACTCACTGTGCTTCAATTTTGGACTACCGCGCCATCGAGTCCATAAGGCCGTGCCGACGCCCTCCAGCGGTGAGCCAGTCCCGTAGTGCACCTCGTGgcgattcagtgcacccacagACTCACCATGTCCTCCTGAGCACCCCGCGCACCTCAGTCCTAGCATCGCAGCAGGCCAGCCCCACCGCCACGGTAGTGTCCCCGTCGGTCATCACCGCACCACCGCGAGCTCACGTGGCTAGCCTTGCTCAGATCGCCTCCAACCTAACCGTCAATGCAGGGGTGTCGGTGAGTGCTCCCTGGTGCTCGCTAGCTCGTGCGCTGGCCTCGCCTTCGATGTTGCTCACAGGAACGCGCTCGCTCTTGCAGGTCAGGAGTCACCGCCGGGAAGGGGCTTCATCTCTGTGCCTCTGCTCGCCGTGTCGCCTCCGGTAGCTTCGGCTTGTCGTCAAGGTACTTATCGACCCCTTAGGTAGACCGTAGAGGTCCAGGTGAGGCCGGCGTAGTCGTCCAGTGCCACGCCGTCGTGCCGGTGCGCGCCCTGGGGGGGCCAGGGACCTCCTCGCGGTGAAGAAGAGGAAGTGGGAGGGTGCTGGTGTAAAACGGTAGAGTAGCGAAACAGTACCGTAGAGCTCGTAGTAAATGCTGAGTTCGTCGGGGGTGTTCATGTAATTTTTACCGCGCGCGTAGGCTTTTCCCTTCGCGGGCCGTTGGCCATctgggccgcgcctccgcgtgggccgcgcgcctGGCTGCTGTCGCGCGCGGGCGGGATGGCGAGTTgggtcgggccgcgcgtcgtgggCCGGTCAGGGAGGTTTCGTTTTCTCCATTTCATTGTATTAGAAATTGTTTATCTATTTAGGTTATGAACTGAACTtcaataattagtagtaaattgcatgattgtccaaaaatagcgaaacaaagtttgttaggttcgcaaaaatatcgactacctgttagtacagttggttccccattagtggttaggatggtaggcccataagcttgaagtagagggcttagcggtatatcgatctttaattgcaagatttgttgtggtaaatcgacgataactttagctttgaaatcgttaccgtagtttccttaggcatttatatacttgTTGTAAAAACGGTAACCATAGAACGAGTTGTTTAATGCCGTAATTATTATCCTCGCTTTATCGTTaactggcattaggagtatgaatatccgtagtcatCATATGAATATAGGGCGCGGTCATACATGTTAGTAGGACTGGTatatagcttagactttagtagaAAGACCTCGCTTAGCaatgtaatagaggtacttttgcattaagaattgctgttgtcatagtgtaatcattgcatcgtcatttcatgtagatcacgaacaggtagacttcgtacccgtcggtgatccagagtacgacgaggtgatcgaggagtacgaggaggagcttttcacacaggagggagaccaggagcctattggtactgactttgctgactcggcacctgcccaaggcaagccccggtgtataacccttatttttaaatgatcactgaatatatttatatgatatgcatttacgttacaggcattttatggaaactacatacatagatatatccaccttgagtcctactagtgtaggtcgagtagctgctatgctcaggatatcgatagcgtgagtaacctgacgttactcacaaataggtgattacactagAATATCATGataaaataatggaaaggaaaaatggtgaccggacagggatgtggattggattctggtgggtgtgaggggttgtgtcctgcggccaacagggcatagcccggttacactttttccctgtctgtgtcaattaaggaccggtcgttgcatatgactctaggcaagtcacagacttttgtcccgagcacatacttgggtatgggcgcagggaagacttgctgctctcttgtcgcggatccggctctttccggaccgactgataggaagaggaggtggtggaggtccttgcgccgcactgagtccgggattcagaggcaggggcttggagtccaagtttggacggggacctggacacccgggacaggagagtggtgggttagtcccgcttgtgcccggggtacaagcggggcatgtgtcttcggggcacccagctgggcacattgattcgcgaatcaccgggttacccggtatggcttgtctgcgatttagcaccgtagtaagaactggaagtggaaaaggagaagaaacagtatcgattgctcaactcttgcttgaaagtagcacaggtgcttatatagactgactagataaaaacttaatacggctgataataataatatatcaataaggactcactattagtactgcttttggctaaaagaaaaccagcaaccataaagcctagcatattccttggagtcgggagagTATTTTCACtattggataagtcttgcgagtacattgtgtactcagggttatttacccctgttgcaggtgatgcttgaggagtaccttgtgtggaggattcttctggtgggctcagacgaaatcctcgttatcttattgcTAGatgtatcttttaatattccgctgtttatcattccgaactctgtatttggtattgtaataatgtacttttcagaaaccctaatgtatgagatggacttgtgttgtaactcgttttcattattggatccttggggaaaaatgtggatcttttgggctctccctcggggtgtgtccgacggataccgctcgcggtagtggctttcggggtgcttagtgtctggtggaagacgagcgcctccataagtacgctatttcgggtggttctgccacattatcatcccaaccaccagcatcaccaccttgttcattgccaaactcgaaattcattcgtgcatcaagctctgctgaatattaggacaaggattctagggtttcgtcgtcgtatttctcctcatcctcatcgttaacaataaccatttcaccatgatgaatctacactgtgtagtcctcGACAAATCCCCGCATAattaaatgtgatctgatgatagtcacatatgtccatgacatacggttcttgcaatctttacaggaatAAACAATTGTATCtttattctctgtcaatgtcgttgcatacTTCTTTGcgacttcaataaatttatccacctcttcacgaaaacctgccttgaaccttaacgaaccatacatccaagagttcttgtaatccatcttttacaacaacaacaaaacaaacattaaagaactacttattcagatatatataaaaataaatcaaattaataattacttgagaataattgtatatacttcagatatatatgaatataaattaaatataattacatgaagcatacaaacacaccatggtagaggaaaattaattaatggactatttatctaaaaataattaaaatacatatttgttgattataataaacaatttcaaagacaataattagcaacaattaatattttacccaatatctttcatgcaaaccctagtccaatttcatcaaacataaatttacaaaaacaaaattaataaaaaaaccaaaccctagatctagatctatatgcacatgaaatatccataaaactaactaattgttcactaaaatcaagaaacatagaccaaataagggtatgatcttgttcccctccctaatttatcctagtacattcaaaacttgggtctaatttgcttcataagtagcttaagcaccatagaagagagaaaaaaacaaaactctaattactcactaaccaaccattaaaacttttaaaaaagtgtagaatagtattttcttaccgtctacaatctctccaccaaaggatttgagaccaaaaccttcatcccttagtagagcaatttttgggaggtgctcaaggcctccccacctttctttcatgggttggagtgagtgacccgatgagaaagaaggtgttgcagtttgctttatatgtgggtcatttgtaggggcggctggtgattgagctgcccctacaaatcgaatgTATTTATACTcgggcatttataggggcggctcaatcagcagccaccccctacaaatagcaataccaggggcggctggtgaataagccgcccctacaaatccgacccatttgtaggggcggtttgtatgaccagccgcccctgctgttctatttgtaggggcggctggtctctgggctcccgagcacgtcactgtagggggtGGCTCCATCATCAGTTATCCCTACAAAAAAAATATCCTGTTGCTACAAaccattttttacgtagtgtaaATTAATGGATCGGACCTTTTTCTTTAAAGTTAGCTAAATTTTAGATAATATTATAAACCATCTGTTTAGAGCTGTAAGAGTTAAAAATGGTCTAAAATTTAGTGAATAAATTTATAGACTATCAGATCTAAACAAAACCTTACCTGTAGAGAGAGACGCACACACCACACACTCCTACTACCCCAAAAAGCACGCAGCTGGCGGCCAACGAAAAACAACGTCGGCTTCAGGTGATGACTTCTCGTTGCTTTCAACCAGGAACTACTCGGTGACAACTTGCCATGTAGTATACGACTAGTCCAGAACTGAACCGGACCAAGATTTTACAGCaagtctttcttttttcttttgggtATAAAGACAATGGCCCTGTTCATCAGCAACTGCTGCTACGGTAATACGTAAGAGAGAGCTACAGCCGCAGCTGCTACATCAACTGCAAAAAATGGCTACCGAAGAGGCCCAATGCAAGAGTCAATCGATACACGAAGGACCATTTTTTTGGGGTTTAGGTAGTCAGTTTGTTGCGTAGACATCGACAGCTGCGTGTATAATATCTACAGTTAGTTTGTTGCGTAGACATCGACAGCTGCGTGTATAATATCTACAGTTAGTTTGTTGCATCGACATCGACCGCTGCGTGCATAATAATATCTAGACGCTTGCGGGCAAATAGGCATGGAGTGGCTCTGGATCTGGATGGATATTGGAGTGAACATCCTAGTCTGATAGCGTCTTTCCAGCTTTCGGCTTCGGGAGTGCTGCTGCTTGTACTGTTGTACATTTCACCCATTGATCCTCGGAAGATACACGTCGCCGTCGACGACTGGAAGAGACTTTCAGAACAAAAATTGCAGCCATGGAGAAAGAAACTACACTAATAATGGATTATTATAGATGGCTGGAGTTGGGCCAAAACCAGGCCTTGGATGCTGCTTCATGTCATGTCAGTGCAACTGCAAGATGACCGCCACATACAATACAGCTAGTCCGTCCGTCTCGTAACAAGTGCACTTCTAGAGTTTAATTTCTTTCCTAAAATAAGTGCACATCTACGTATAAAACAACATAACTCTATTTATCTTTTTCTACTTTCTCTCTTCCCAAAGTGTAATGGTTGCATCTTTCTAAGGATATTTTTATAATTTCTTACTAACATTTTTATCTTCACTAAACTTCAAAAATACACTTATTTTGGAACTGAGGAAGTAACTGCTAACAACAGAAGCATCAATCAAATCAAACGTCTGGGCTGAACTGAAGGGAGTAACTGCTAACAACAGAAGCATCAATCAAATCAAACGTCTGGGCTGAACTGACAACGGCCAGATGGTAGAGCCCAAATTTATGACGAGTCTACACAGTTCAGAGTCCCGCAGTTAAAGTGGCTTCAGCAGGCCAGGAGAAGCAGCATGTTAAGGTACGCCTGATCACAGGTAAAGAATCATTTCGGATGCATTTCTTCCACGAGCCATCTATTTTACAAGTTTGAGCAACATCTCCCTACTACCAGGTGTTACAACATTTCCCCCCTGAGCACGTCTTGTCCCCTCTAAAAACTAGGAACAGAATCAGAACCTATCCTCTTCTAGCGGGTTTCCACGGACGACGAATATGGGTAAACGAAAGAACGTATTTGCTTGCTGTGCTGCCTTCACATCACGATGCGGAGGACGGCGAGGCCGACGGCTGAGATCGAAACAATGGTACCTATGCAGTACTTGATGACATCGTACTTTGCTGCCTCCAACTGGGCCTTCAGCGAGTGGATTT
The nucleotide sequence above comes from Miscanthus floridulus cultivar M001 chromosome 18, ASM1932011v1, whole genome shotgun sequence. Encoded proteins:
- the LOC136524652 gene encoding uncharacterized protein — protein: MVELLAARRESAVARQETARALEDFLKTHPPTFTPSDDPLEAEHWLRTLEQKFRLLRVANEQKVHFASQQLLGSAGAWWETFLAAELSDHPATWQEFSTAFREFFIPAGVIHQKVTEFMELRQGSRTMFINTHMDTVSLVLATHPYRLQFMIMPGQGIDVILGMNWLWVYVVVLDMKRRSIELRLPSSEDRMSLIIPSEPVLPVAAHAEAVPDLTSILVVCEFPDVFPEDLSGLPPDHEVEFSIELEPGKANVVADALSHKSHQVEEIPLPLHHTEVLAQIALTLELLEQIIQEQKGDHEEIPHIKKLLAEGRGPHFSIDKQGVVRYKDRLVVPSNEELKRKVLQEAHHSKLSIHPGSNKMYHDLRRLYWWSYMKQDITQFIAECDTCGRVKADHMHTPRYLQPLPIPVWKWEDISLDFIVGLPRTSSGFDSIWVIVDRLTKSAHFLLVDTRYNAKKYAELYFD